Below is a genomic region from Streptomyces roseoviridis.
TGGCGGCGGCCCGCACCCCGTTCCTGGACCAGTCGCAGTCCCTGAACCTGTTCCTGGAGACGCCGACCATCGGCAAGCTGTCGTCGATGTACGCGTACGCCTGGAAGCAGGGCCTGAAGACCACGTACTACCTGCGCTCGCGCCCGGCGACCCGGATCGCCCGCGCCGCCCAGGCCACCACCCTCCCCGTCCAGCAGGCGACGCCGGACGCCGACGCACTCGCCTGCTCCCTTGAGAACCCCGAGTCCTGCGAGGCCTGCCAGTAATGACCGTTGAGAAGAACCTGCTCGACCCGGGCTTCGAGCTGACCCTGCGTCCGATGCGCTACCCCGACTTCTACGAGCGCTACCGCGACGCCATCAAGAACACCTGGACCGTGGAGGAGGTCGACCTCCACTCCGACGTCGCCGACCTCGCCAAGCTCACGCCGGGCGAGCAGCACATGATCGGCCGTCTGGTCGCCTTCTTCGCGACCGGCGACTCGATCGTGGCGAACAACCTGGTGCTGACGCTCTACAAGCACATCAACTCCCCGGAGGCGCGGCTCTACCTGTCGCGCCAGCTCTTCGAGGAGGCCGTGCACGTCCAGTTCTACCTGACGCTGCTCGACACCTACCTGCCCGACCCGGACGACCGCGCCGCCGCGTTCGCCGCCGTCGAGAACATCCCCTCCATCCGCGAGAAGGCGCAGTTCTGCTTCAAGTGGATGGACTCGGTGGAGAAGATCGACCGCCTGGAGACGCGGGCCGACCGCCGGCGCTTCCTGCTCAACCTGATCTGCTTCGCCGCCTGCATCGAGGGCCTGTTCTTCTACGGCGCCTTCGCCTACGTGTACTGGTTCCGCTCCCGCGGTCTGCTGCACGGCCTGGCGACGGGGACGAACTGGGTCTTCCGGGACGAGACGATGCACATGAACTTCGCCTTCGAGGTCGTGGACACCGTCCGCAAGGAGGAGCCAGAGCTCTTCGACGCCGAACTCGAGCAGCAGGTCACCGACATGCTGAAGGAGGCCGTCGAGGCGGAGCTCCAGTTCGGCCGCGACCTGTGCGGCGACGGCCTGCCGGGCATGAACACCGAGTCGATGCGCGAGTACCTCCAGTGCGTCGCCGACCAGCGCCTGACCCGCCTGGGCTTCGCGCCGGTGTACGGCTCGGAGAACCCGTTCGGGTTCATGGAGCTCCAGGGCGTCCAGGAGCTGACCAACTTCTTCGAGCGCCGCCCTTCGGCGTACCAGGTGGCCGTGGAAGGTTCCGTCGACCTCGACGAGGACTTCTGACCGGCTCGGGGGCGCTGCCCACCCGGCTCGCGGCCGGTGCCGCCGCCGTGCTGACCGTCGCCGCGGGCCTGGGCGCCAGGTCCGCGGCGGCGGGCGACTGGGCGGTGTACGCCGGGGACGCGCTGTACACCGTGCTGGTCGGAGCCCTGGTGGTGCTGGTCGCGCCCCGGCTGCGGCCGGTGCCGGCGGCCGGTGCCGCCCTCGCACTGTCCTGGGCGGTGGAGCTGTTCCAGCTGACGGGCGTGCCGGCCGCGCTCGCGGCGCACAGCGCCCTCGTGCCCCTCGTCCTCGGGACCACGTTCAACGCCCCGGACCTCCTCTGGTACGCGGTCGGGGCGGCGGTCGTCTGGGCGGTGTACGGCGCTGCGCGGCGCCTCGCCCGGCGGCAGGGCGCCACGGCCGGGCACTGACCTCCGGCCGCTCGCACACGAAGGGCCCCGCACCGGTGAGGTGCGGGGCCCTGGCGCGTACGTGAGCGGAGGTCAGTCGTTGGGGACGACCGGGTAGCGCGGCGTGCCCTCGGACATCTGGCGCAGGGCGTCCTTGCGGTCGCGCTTGGACAGCTTGTCGATGTAGAGGAAGCCGTAGAGGTGGTCCGTCTCGTGCTGGAGGCAGCGGGCGAAGTAGCCGGTGCCGCGGACCTTGATGTCGTTGCCGTGCATGTCCTTGCCGTGCACCTCGGCGTAGTCCGGGCGGGCCAGCGAGGCGTACGCGGTCGGCACCGAGAGGCAGCCCTCGTTGGAGTCGTCGAGGTGGCGGCGGTCGGCCGGCAGGTCCTGGAGGACCGGGTTGACCACGTGGCCGACGTGCCGGACGCCCTCGTCGTCCATGCAGTCGTAGACGAAGACCTTCAGGTCCACGCCGATCTGGTTCGCGGCGAGGCCGACGCCCTCGGCGGTGCGCTGGCTGGCGAACATGTCGTCGATCAGCTGCGCCAGCTTCTCGTCGAACTCGGTGACGTCCTTGCACTCCCGGTGGAGCACGGGGTTGCCGACGACCGTGATCGGACGCGAGGTGCCCCGCTCGCGGTGG
It encodes:
- the def gene encoding peptide deformylase, whose product is MAQQETDEQINDGFVVDTEDCEARELAHRERGTSRPITVVGNPVLHRECKDVTEFDEKLAQLIDDMFASQRTAEGVGLAANQIGVDLKVFVYDCMDDEGVRHVGHVVNPVLQDLPADRRHLDDSNEGCLSVPTAYASLARPDYAEVHGKDMHGNDIKVRGTGYFARCLQHETDHLYGFLYIDKLSKRDRKDALRQMSEGTPRYPVVPND
- a CDS encoding DUF2809 domain-containing protein: MLTVAAGLGARSAAAGDWAVYAGDALYTVLVGALVVLVAPRLRPVPAAGAALALSWAVELFQLTGVPAALAAHSALVPLVLGTTFNAPDLLWYAVGAAVVWAVYGAARRLARRQGATAGH
- a CDS encoding ribonucleotide-diphosphate reductase subunit beta, with amino-acid sequence MTVEKNLLDPGFELTLRPMRYPDFYERYRDAIKNTWTVEEVDLHSDVADLAKLTPGEQHMIGRLVAFFATGDSIVANNLVLTLYKHINSPEARLYLSRQLFEEAVHVQFYLTLLDTYLPDPDDRAAAFAAVENIPSIREKAQFCFKWMDSVEKIDRLETRADRRRFLLNLICFAACIEGLFFYGAFAYVYWFRSRGLLHGLATGTNWVFRDETMHMNFAFEVVDTVRKEEPELFDAELEQQVTDMLKEAVEAELQFGRDLCGDGLPGMNTESMREYLQCVADQRLTRLGFAPVYGSENPFGFMELQGVQELTNFFERRPSAYQVAVEGSVDLDEDF